The following nucleotide sequence is from Deinococcus sp. Leaf326.
CTCCCGAGGCCGCCCGCGCCCTGCTGGCCAGTGCAGCGGGCGTCGAGGTGCGTGACGACCCGGCAGGCAGGCTCTACCCCATGCCCCTGACCGCGAGCGGCAAGTACGACGTGGAGGTCGGCCGTATCCGTCCGTCGCTGGTGTTCGAGGGGGGGCTGGACCTGTTCGTGGCCGGCGACCAGCTTTTGAAGGGCGCCGCCCTGAACGCCGTGCAGATCGCGGAGTACCTCCAGCAGCAGGGCGCGCTGAAGGAAAAGCAGCGGGCGTAGCTCCGCAGGTGGGTAAGAAGTGGGAGAGCCGACCAGTTCCTACCCCTCTCCTACAAGCTACGAGCCACAAGCCCCCGGGGCCTTTCCTACTTCCTCCCCACCAACCACCGCCCTCTCACCCCCGGTGGTAGGGCTCGCCCGCGCTGATGGTCGCGGCGCGGTAAAGGGCCTCGACCATCACCAGCATGGCGAGGTCGTGGGGTAGGGTCAGCAGGCCCAGGCTCCATAGGGCGTGTGCTCCGACGCGCAGGTCGTCCGTGTGACCTTCGGGGCCACCGATGGCGAGGGCCAGTTCGCCGTGCCCCGCGAGACCCTGGGCGTCCAGATACGCGCTCAGGTCCTCGCTGCTGTACTGCCGTCCGCGCGGATCGAGCAGGATCAGGGGCGCGCGGCCCGCCGCCCGGCGCACGGCCTCGCTCTCGGCGGCCTGGGTCTTGCCGGATACGCGGCTAACCTGAAGTTTGTGGTAGCGCCGCAGCCGTTTCTCGTACTCGTCCCAGCCACTGCGGGCATAGGCGAGTTTCGGTTCTCCGACAGTGATCAGGTGCAGCCGCATCCGGCCCAGGCTACCGTGCCTGGGCCGGACTCCGCGAAGGCACGGTCAGGAACGGTCGGCGGGCGCGGCGTGGACTAAACTGCTTGGCATGTCCCCCTTGCGGCGAGGCCTGCTGTGAACTACGCGGCCACCCTGGCGGTGGTGGTCGTGCTGGCGTTCTGGTTCCCGATCTCGGTGCGCCTTGCGGCCCAGTTCGGCGTGCCCGAAGCCTGGGCGGCGTCCGTCGTAGGCGCGCTGCTGACCTTTGTGACGGCCGCCTACCTCGTGCGCTTTCAGGTGCGCCGGCACAGCGTGACCCTGGAGCGCCTCGCGGCGGCGCGCGCGCAGGTGGCGGCCGATCCTTCCAACCCGCGCGCCTACTTCGTGCACGGCGAACACCTGGGCAGCATCCTGCTGCGGCTCGACCGCCGCCGCGAGGCCGCCGAGGTCATCGACCGCTACGCCCGGCTGGGCGGGGCGCGTGAAGGGGAGATCGTGGCGCTGCGCGAGGCCCTGTCGCTGGCCGAGCGCCGGCAGCGGCAGGCCCAGCGGCGGGAGGCGTGACAGTTCCCGCCGGAAGCGGGCACAATAGGGGCGGCCATATGACATACCTGCCCACCACTTCAGAAGGACTCCGGCCAGAGAGCGGAGGGCTGCGCGCGTCCCCGGCGCAAGGGAAAGAAGGGCGCCGGAGACGTGCCGCTTCCGGCGTTCCTGGGAGCGCCGCATGAGGGCCTACAAGGGCATCGTGGAGAACGGCGTGGTCGTGGTGATCGGCGCCCGGCTGCCCGAGGGAACGGTCGTGACCGTGACGGTCGGCGAGACCGAGCTGCTGCGGGCGCGCATCTCCAACGTCATCAAACGCTCGTCGCGTAAGGTCCGCGTGCGGGTCAAACCCAACCCCGGCCTCGCGCTCGAAAGCCGGTTGCCTTCCCGTGACGAGTGACCCCGACCTGACCGGCCCCCTGGACGATGTGCTGGAGGTCCCGGAGCGGCCCGAACTGGAACTGTCCGGGGCGACCGAGCTGCCTGCCGGCGCGCGGGTGTGGCTGGTGCCCACGCCGGTCGGCAACCTGGGCGACATCACCCTGCGGGCTATGGAAGTGCTGCGCGGCGCCGACGCGGTCGCCTGCGAGGACACCCGGCGCACGGGCGCGCTGCTGTCTCACCTGGGCATCGGGCGGCCACTGGTGCGGCTCGACGCCCACACCATGCACCGGGCGCCCGCGGTCCTCGAAAAATACCCCCGGCTCGCCTATGTCTCCGACGCAGGCACCCCGGGCCTGAGCGATCCCGGTGCGGAGCTGGTCGCGGCAGCCATCGCGGCTGAGATCCCGGTTGAGGTGCTGCCCGGCGCGACGGCCCTGGTGCCTGCGCTGGTGCTCTCGGGGCTGCCGGCGGGCCGCTTTACCTACGAGGGCTTCTTGCCCCGCAGCGGCCGTGAGCGCAAGGAGCGCCTGGCGGCCATCGCCGCGCGCGCCGAGACGAGCGTGCTGTACGAGAGCCCCCACCGCCTGCATGCCACCCTGGAGGACTTGGCGGCCGCATGTGGCGAGGCGCGCCCCGCCAGCGTGACCCGCGAACTCTCCAAGAAATTCGAGGAGACGCGCCGGGGCCCCCTGGCCGAGCTGGTCGCCTGGGCTGCCGGGGGCGTGCGCGGCGAGATCGTGCTGACGGTGGGGGGCCGCCCGCCCGAGGAGGCCGCCGCCGACGTCCCCGACCACGCCGCACTGGCCCGCACCTGGGCCGGCGAGGGCCTGGGGGTCAGGGATATACGTGAGCGCCTGATGGCGGCGGGTTTGCGTAAGAATGACGCTTACACGCTAGCGCTTCAGGTCACGGCGCCCTGAGGGCCGCCTCCCGGCGGTGACCGCCTTTCCCCTTCCCTGCTCCCAGAGAGGCTTTTCCTGCCATGAACGAATCCCTGAACGACGCCCACATCAACGACACGGCCATTCCCGAAGCCTCGCTGACCGAGGCCGCCCGCGCGGCCGAAAACCCCGAGATGCAGCACCCCAACCCTGCCGGCATCCGGCGTCTCGCGGTCCTGACGAGCGGCGGCGACGCGCCGGGCATGAACGCGGCCATCCGCGCCGTGGTCCGCACCGCGACCCAACAGGGCGTGGAAGTGGTCGGCGTGCGCCGGGGCTTTTCGGGCCTGCACCGGGGCGAGTTGTCGGTCCTGGGGCCGCGCGACGTGGCGAACACCATCCAGCGCGGCGGCACCATCCTGCTCACCGCCCGCTCGCACACCTGGCGCAGCCCCGAGGGCCGGGCCAAAGGCGCCCAGGTCCTGCGCGACTGGAACGTGGACGGACTGATCGTCATCGGCGGTGACGGCAGTTTCCACGGCGCGCACTATCT
It contains:
- a CDS encoding 23S rRNA (pseudouridine(1915)-N(3))-methyltransferase RlmH: MRLHLITVGEPKLAYARSGWDEYEKRLRRYHKLQVSRVSGKTQAAESEAVRRAAGRAPLILLDPRGRQYSSEDLSAYLDAQGLAGHGELALAIGGPEGHTDDLRVGAHALWSLGLLTLPHDLAMLVMVEALYRAATISAGEPYHRG
- the rsmI gene encoding 16S rRNA (cytidine(1402)-2'-O)-methyltransferase translates to MSGATELPAGARVWLVPTPVGNLGDITLRAMEVLRGADAVACEDTRRTGALLSHLGIGRPLVRLDAHTMHRAPAVLEKYPRLAYVSDAGTPGLSDPGAELVAAAIAAEIPVEVLPGATALVPALVLSGLPAGRFTYEGFLPRSGRERKERLAAIAARAETSVLYESPHRLHATLEDLAAACGEARPASVTRELSKKFEETRRGPLAELVAWAAGGVRGEIVLTVGGRPPEEAAADVPDHAALARTWAGEGLGVRDIRERLMAAGLRKNDAYTLALQVTAP